The following proteins come from a genomic window of Natronosalvus vescus:
- a CDS encoding DUF7563 family protein, translating into MAVSHRPSSSGSTCRHCGAHVTTQFTRVFGDDRDRAHRCGECDSYQRLSRGSGAGVDVAIPDPETSPGRHGGESDV; encoded by the coding sequence GTGGCAGTGAGTCACCGGCCGTCCTCGAGCGGATCGACGTGCCGCCACTGTGGAGCCCACGTAACCACCCAGTTCACTCGGGTGTTCGGTGACGATCGCGACCGCGCCCACCGCTGTGGCGAGTGCGATTCCTACCAACGGCTGTCACGCGGGAGCGGCGCGGGGGTCGACGTCGCGATTCCAGATCCCGAGACGTCGCCCGGTCGTCACGGGGGTGAGTCCGATGTCTGA
- a CDS encoding J domain-containing protein, producing the protein MSDLEWPDALLRTAEEDRESYPGNFRVQTRRAFQNILGELKTWDGVTDVQLESGADHLKHNSNLSYANASKPDDPGVVAYFTKDGEQMAAACDRWDNLRDNAQDIYHYLHETRMQKQRGTVTAESEYQTFRLPSAGEAVEATASPYAVLEVA; encoded by the coding sequence ATGTCTGACCTGGAGTGGCCGGATGCCTTACTGCGGACGGCTGAGGAAGACCGTGAATCCTATCCAGGGAACTTCCGCGTTCAGACTCGGCGCGCGTTCCAGAACATCCTCGGCGAGCTGAAGACGTGGGACGGTGTCACCGACGTCCAACTCGAAAGCGGGGCAGATCACCTCAAACATAATTCGAACCTCTCGTACGCTAACGCTTCGAAACCGGATGATCCGGGCGTCGTCGCCTACTTCACGAAAGACGGCGAGCAGATGGCTGCGGCGTGTGATCGGTGGGATAACCTGCGCGACAACGCCCAGGATATCTACCACTACCTGCACGAAACTCGGATGCAGAAACAGCGCGGGACGGTCACCGCCGAAAGCGAGTACCAGACATTTCGACTCCCGAGCGCTGGTGAGGCCGTCGAAGCCACCGCATCACCGTACGCTGTCCTCGAGGTTGCGTGA
- a CDS encoding GNAT family N-acetyltransferase yields MIDDGYRLFAVSVDDEIVALAGVGIQVNMYYGRHVWVYELVTDADHRSEGHGLKLLSFVEDWAEENNCELVALSSGLQREDAHRFYEERAGMERASYVYKQPLE; encoded by the coding sequence ATGATCGATGACGGATACCGACTCTTCGCCGTCTCCGTAGATGACGAAATAGTTGCGCTCGCAGGCGTCGGGATTCAGGTGAACATGTACTACGGTCGCCACGTATGGGTCTATGAACTGGTGACGGACGCCGACCATCGATCGGAGGGGCACGGTCTCAAACTCCTCTCTTTCGTCGAAGACTGGGCAGAGGAGAACAACTGTGAACTCGTCGCGCTCTCTTCGGGTCTCCAGCGGGAGGATGCACATCGCTTCTATGAGGAACGGGCCGGGATGGAACGGGCCAGCTACGTGTACAAACAACCGCTGGAATAG
- a CDS encoding GNAT family N-acetyltransferase yields MDVVIAPAEQQHVDGICRVCAEGWRETYAGILPDEEIEATIEEFYTPERVAQEVRSPEDWDGWLVALNDKEVVGAGGGGLTEPNVGEVFVLYVAPSAKRRGIGTRLLEAITKQQLEHGATEQWVSIVPNNKIGKSFYQKHGFESVGEREAYSDTSDRNSLRLKRSV; encoded by the coding sequence ATGGATGTCGTCATCGCCCCAGCGGAACAGCAGCACGTCGATGGAATCTGTCGTGTCTGTGCTGAAGGCTGGCGCGAGACGTACGCCGGTATCCTTCCCGACGAAGAAATCGAAGCGACCATAGAGGAGTTCTACACTCCCGAGCGAGTGGCGCAGGAAGTACGCTCACCAGAGGACTGGGATGGCTGGCTCGTCGCGCTCAATGACAAGGAAGTCGTTGGTGCGGGTGGTGGTGGTCTCACCGAACCGAACGTCGGCGAGGTATTCGTCCTCTACGTTGCCCCATCAGCAAAACGCCGAGGAATTGGTACCCGATTGCTCGAAGCGATAACGAAACAGCAACTCGAGCACGGTGCGACCGAACAATGGGTTTCTATCGTGCCTAACAACAAAATTGGCAAATCGTTCTACCAAAAACATGGATTTGAGAGTGTTGGAGAGCGAGAGGCCTACAGCGATACAAGCGACCGAAATTCACTTCGGCTCAAACGGTCTGTCTAA
- a CDS encoding RNA-guided endonuclease InsQ/TnpB family protein, which yields MAEVVRNIQVKLTIPESQHSTVDQTFEEFRHAAQHVADHGWSDDPDHLVKAKNKLHKATYTEVREQTNLQASLVQSARNLAADALSNCHDLLGDTKNTSKPEFRGTVIVYNGRTITYNDDHVTLSTVEGRVKAEYVFPYHDEGTPFEEYWNEDKWEKKEATLHKRDGEYYLHVAVEKDVDPVSTDEKTENGVVLGVDLNVDGYLAVTSTGAFLGNADELNHRRDEYERRRGNLQQTGTRSAHLTIQSIGDRFAEWSRHRLHDVSNGIVRETIENDCTHIAFERLTWIWTRISNASKFQQWAFREIQRQVEYKAEEHGIDVDTVAPQYTSQRCSHGECGFTHEDNRDGDEFECLKCGRELHADYNAARNVAWRLVQNWLKSGSGRATSQLALKSGTVNANGDFNASAV from the coding sequence ATGGCAGAGGTGGTCAGGAACATCCAAGTCAAACTCACCATCCCCGAGTCACAACACTCGACTGTTGACCAGACGTTTGAAGAGTTCCGACACGCCGCCCAACACGTCGCAGACCACGGATGGAGCGACGACCCAGACCACCTTGTCAAAGCCAAAAACAAACTCCACAAAGCCACGTACACCGAAGTCCGCGAACAGACCAATCTCCAAGCCAGTCTCGTCCAATCTGCGAGAAACCTCGCCGCCGACGCCTTGTCGAACTGCCACGACTTGCTCGGAGACACTAAGAACACGAGCAAACCAGAGTTCCGGGGTACTGTCATCGTGTACAACGGGCGCACCATCACGTACAACGACGACCATGTGACACTCTCCACCGTGGAAGGTCGCGTGAAAGCCGAGTACGTCTTCCCATACCACGACGAGGGAACACCGTTTGAGGAGTACTGGAACGAGGACAAGTGGGAGAAGAAAGAGGCCACGCTCCACAAGCGTGACGGAGAATACTATCTCCACGTTGCCGTCGAGAAAGACGTTGACCCTGTTTCTACGGACGAGAAGACCGAGAACGGAGTGGTTCTCGGCGTTGACCTCAACGTGGACGGCTACCTCGCCGTTACCAGCACAGGAGCGTTCCTCGGCAACGCGGACGAACTCAACCACAGGCGAGACGAGTACGAACGTCGCCGTGGAAACCTGCAACAAACAGGCACACGCTCGGCACACCTCACCATCCAGTCAATCGGTGACAGGTTTGCCGAGTGGAGTCGTCACCGCTTACACGATGTGTCGAACGGTATCGTTCGAGAAACCATCGAGAACGACTGCACGCATATCGCGTTTGAGCGGTTAACGTGGATTTGGACGCGCATCTCGAATGCTTCGAAGTTCCAGCAGTGGGCGTTCCGCGAGATTCAGCGACAGGTCGAGTACAAGGCCGAGGAACACGGTATCGACGTCGATACCGTTGCTCCACAGTACACGTCACAGCGATGCAGTCACGGCGAGTGTGGGTTCACTCACGAGGACAACCGTGATGGCGACGAGTTCGAGTGTCTGAAGTGCGGGAGGGAGTTGCACGCGGATTACAATGCGGCTCGAAATGTGGCGTGGCGTCTTGTCCAGAACTGGCTCAAGTCTGGGTCTGGACGGGCTACCAGTCAACTAGCCCTGAAGTCAGGAACGGTGAACGCGAACGGCGATTTCAACGCCTCCGCTGTCTAG
- a CDS encoding chorismate mutase, translating into MTNDTPTADADDGTGSETGSESDPNTRTPDEMDLEELREEIQEIDSDIVELIARRTYVADTIAQVKDAEGLPTTDESQETRVMDRAGENADRFDVDANLVKAIFRLLIELNKVHQRENR; encoded by the coding sequence ATGACGAACGATACCCCTACAGCGGATGCGGACGACGGCACTGGCTCGGAAACCGGAAGCGAAAGCGACCCCAACACGCGAACGCCCGATGAGATGGATCTCGAGGAGTTGCGCGAGGAGATTCAGGAGATCGATAGCGACATCGTCGAACTCATCGCGCGACGAACGTACGTGGCCGATACGATCGCCCAGGTCAAAGATGCCGAAGGACTCCCAACGACCGACGAGAGCCAGGAGACTCGCGTGATGGATCGAGCCGGAGAGAACGCCGATCGTTTCGACGTTGATGCAAATCTCGTGAAGGCGATATTCAGATTGTTGATCGAGTTGAACAAAGTACACCAGCGCGAGAATCGGTAG
- a CDS encoding shikimate kinase has protein sequence MDGRAVAPAAGTVLNALATGTGSAFAIDLETTATVELIDGDDGTNETTGSVADAPDADTTLIERCVEITLERYASSAMDARVTTESEVPMASGLKSSSAAANATVLATLDALGLADEVDPLEACLLGVEAARDAGVTVTGALDDASASMLGGVTITENTDDRLLEREPADWHAAVYTPPTQSFSADADVDACTKIATTADLVAELALDGRYGEAMTVNGFAFCGALEQSTEPMLEALPEADGVSLSGTGPSYVAVGDRTALETVCERWNERPGETRLVRTRNDGTKTI, from the coding sequence ATGGACGGTCGGGCGGTTGCACCAGCGGCAGGCACCGTACTCAACGCCCTCGCCACCGGCACCGGCTCGGCGTTCGCCATCGACCTCGAGACGACGGCGACGGTCGAGTTGATCGACGGTGACGATGGCACTAACGAGACCACCGGCAGCGTCGCCGACGCTCCCGACGCCGACACCACCCTGATCGAACGCTGTGTCGAGATAACCCTCGAGCGCTACGCCAGTTCGGCGATGGACGCTCGCGTCACCACCGAGAGCGAGGTGCCGATGGCCTCCGGCCTCAAAAGCTCGAGCGCAGCAGCCAACGCGACCGTGCTCGCCACCCTCGACGCACTGGGACTGGCCGACGAGGTCGACCCCCTCGAGGCCTGCCTGCTCGGCGTCGAGGCGGCCCGCGACGCCGGCGTCACCGTCACGGGCGCGCTCGACGATGCGAGCGCGAGCATGCTCGGCGGCGTGACGATCACCGAGAACACCGACGACCGCCTGCTCGAACGCGAGCCAGCCGACTGGCACGCCGCGGTGTACACCCCACCGACCCAATCGTTCAGCGCCGACGCCGACGTCGACGCCTGCACCAAAATCGCCACGACCGCCGACCTCGTCGCCGAACTCGCCCTCGATGGGCGCTACGGGGAGGCCATGACCGTCAACGGCTTCGCCTTCTGTGGCGCACTCGAACAATCGACGGAACCGATGCTCGAGGCCCTCCCCGAGGCCGACGGCGTCTCGCTGTCTGGCACCGGGCCAAGTTACGTCGCCGTCGGCGATCGGACGGCGCTCGAGACGGTGTGTGAACGGTGGAACGAGCGACCGGGCGAGACCCGACTGGTTCGAACGCGAAACGACGGCACAAAGACGATATGA
- a CDS encoding DUF5796 family protein, protein MSTRSNVAPSTLPVELVDGGVVVRYLDGRETFYNGVPDPTEGSVRSPPGKEVHVLVTDPDGVEGVMTYVNDRNTHEDILESTGVGRVMLESTDEEELFPGVTVTTEGYSVRVEADFSIVDGRVFVFAEDEMSEHAYELVDED, encoded by the coding sequence ATGAGCACCCGCAGTAACGTCGCCCCGAGCACGCTTCCGGTCGAGCTCGTCGACGGCGGCGTCGTCGTCCGCTACCTCGACGGTCGTGAAACGTTCTACAACGGCGTCCCCGACCCCACCGAAGGGAGCGTTCGGTCACCACCGGGCAAAGAGGTACACGTGCTGGTCACCGATCCCGACGGCGTCGAAGGCGTGATGACCTACGTCAACGACCGCAACACCCACGAGGACATCCTCGAGTCGACGGGCGTCGGGCGGGTCATGCTCGAGTCGACCGACGAGGAGGAGTTGTTCCCCGGCGTAACCGTCACCACGGAGGGGTATTCGGTTCGCGTCGAGGCCGACTTCTCGATCGTCGACGGCCGGGTGTTCGTCTTCGCCGAGGACGAGATGAGCGAACACGCCTACGAACTCGTCGACGAGGACTGA
- a CDS encoding DUF7508 domain-containing protein translates to MPLRKPWRDLDRTTVARAPDRPGVYELSDDEGTIQSVGAGVLRDDLKTALAYGDGERVRWETTHTLEAAEEQAAEHRRRAGLDG, encoded by the coding sequence ATGCCGCTTCGAAAACCCTGGCGCGACCTCGATCGGACGACGGTCGCCCGTGCGCCGGATCGCCCCGGCGTCTACGAATTGAGCGATGACGAAGGGACGATTCAGTCGGTCGGTGCCGGCGTCCTCCGCGACGACCTCAAGACGGCGCTGGCCTACGGCGACGGCGAGCGCGTCCGCTGGGAGACGACGCACACGCTCGAGGCGGCCGAGGAGCAGGCCGCCGAACACCGGCGTCGGGCCGGTCTGGACGGATAG
- a CDS encoding DUF7128 family protein, translating into MVVSTQRDDATWYECEECGLLFDLETDAEEHERHCDAAGPSYIQ; encoded by the coding sequence ATGGTGGTCTCCACCCAGCGTGACGACGCCACCTGGTACGAGTGCGAAGAGTGCGGGCTGTTGTTCGACCTCGAGACCGACGCCGAGGAACACGAACGACACTGTGACGCGGCCGGCCCGTCGTACATCCAGTAG
- a CDS encoding DUF7097 family protein, translated as MEKTPRGTSVGVDDPYAFAGVCDYLTSDGRCRYAYDHYQHDPEFARERAAHDYACPVVDPESEGSCGGCSSVANADDVPEWGICPHFRSRNHDRECVRCGLEERRIGSEHTGADGTGIRPLLEEHHLSYARDGRTLSHEITVYLCRWCHAKVHGSWARITDDVAPDPEALAAQEGRRSRELEEAAFETAAERVDRED; from the coding sequence ATGGAGAAAACGCCACGAGGAACGTCAGTAGGTGTCGACGACCCCTACGCGTTCGCTGGCGTCTGCGATTACCTGACGAGCGACGGGCGCTGCCGGTACGCCTACGACCACTACCAGCACGACCCCGAGTTCGCCCGCGAGCGGGCAGCCCACGACTACGCGTGTCCGGTCGTCGATCCAGAGAGCGAGGGCAGTTGTGGTGGCTGTTCGTCGGTTGCAAACGCGGATGACGTGCCGGAGTGGGGAATCTGCCCCCATTTCCGCTCGCGCAACCACGACCGCGAGTGCGTCCGCTGTGGCCTCGAGGAACGTCGCATCGGATCCGAGCACACCGGAGCGGATGGAACAGGCATCCGTCCGCTACTCGAGGAACACCACCTGTCGTACGCCCGGGACGGGCGAACGCTCAGCCACGAGATCACCGTCTACCTCTGTCGATGGTGCCACGCGAAGGTGCACGGGTCGTGGGCCCGAATCACCGACGACGTCGCGCCGGATCCGGAGGCACTCGCCGCTCAGGAGGGACGACGCAGTCGCGAACTCGAGGAAGCCGCGTTCGAGACGGCGGCCGAGCGAGTCGACCGCGAGGATTGA
- a CDS encoding DNA-methyltransferase, which translates to METTHRVVVGDARDLTQVGDESVELVVTSPPYPMIEMWDDLFRRLDPAIGDALEAGDGREAFEAMHAQLDQVWSELERVLVDGGIACINVGDATRTLDGSFRVYPNHARILEAFETRGFDPLPDILWRKPANSAAKFMGSGMIPPNAYVTLEHEYVLVFRKGNTRRSFPPGDDDRYQAAYFWEERNRWFTDLWTDVTGELQTLEHPDDDVRERSAAYPLEIPYRLCCMYSAYGDTVLDPFWGTGTTSLAAMCAGRHSVGYELEEAFVSVFDDRLGQVPDLARSVATRRLERHRAFVEAERKRSDGTSLEYDAEYYDTPVVTQMESGIRLYTVANVDSTEDGYRVAHIPLEDDSVE; encoded by the coding sequence ATGGAGACGACCCACCGCGTCGTCGTCGGCGACGCTCGAGACCTCACACAGGTCGGCGACGAGTCGGTCGAACTCGTCGTCACGTCGCCGCCGTATCCGATGATCGAGATGTGGGACGACCTCTTTCGACGGCTCGACCCGGCGATCGGAGACGCCCTCGAGGCCGGGGACGGTCGCGAGGCGTTCGAGGCGATGCACGCCCAGCTCGACCAGGTCTGGTCGGAACTCGAGCGCGTGCTCGTCGACGGTGGCATCGCCTGCATCAACGTCGGCGACGCGACCCGGACGCTGGACGGTAGCTTTCGAGTGTATCCGAACCACGCCCGGATCCTCGAGGCGTTCGAGACACGTGGCTTCGACCCGCTCCCGGACATCCTCTGGCGAAAGCCGGCCAACAGCGCCGCGAAGTTCATGGGCAGCGGGATGATCCCCCCGAACGCGTACGTCACCCTCGAGCACGAGTACGTCCTCGTCTTCCGAAAGGGGAACACCCGGCGGTCGTTCCCGCCCGGCGACGACGACCGGTACCAGGCGGCGTACTTCTGGGAGGAACGAAACCGCTGGTTCACCGACCTCTGGACGGACGTCACCGGTGAACTCCAGACGCTCGAGCACCCAGACGACGACGTTCGGGAACGCTCGGCAGCCTACCCACTCGAGATCCCCTATCGGCTGTGCTGTATGTACTCGGCGTACGGCGACACCGTCCTCGATCCGTTCTGGGGAACGGGGACGACGTCGCTCGCGGCGATGTGTGCCGGGCGCCACTCTGTCGGCTACGAACTCGAGGAGGCGTTCGTCTCGGTGTTCGACGATCGACTCGGGCAGGTACCGGATCTCGCGCGCTCGGTGGCGACCCGCCGCCTGGAGCGTCATCGGGCGTTCGTCGAGGCCGAGCGGAAACGATCGGACGGGACGAGCCTCGAGTACGACGCTGAGTACTACGACACGCCGGTGGTCACGCAGATGGAGTCGGGCATCCGGCTGTACACCGTGGCGAACGTCGACTCGACGGAGGACGGCTATCGGGTCGCCCACATCCCGCTCGAGGACGATTCGGTGGAGTGA
- a CDS encoding ATP-binding protein, with amino-acid sequence MTSPVHVVIVAGDATLASQLRAALTDGKAPIEVCLEPDPQAAIARAADHVENPVDCLVATEDLGSTTGLDILEAIRRTRPGFPGVFVTDGAVDAITRMAHTEKATDYVFKQSVAAGTGELQTRIVQTCRDADRNETDRHERILAERTKELSAIHQAAELLLSTDQPFESLLEEFVNIVRRAFWSPALTDVRVAINDRVASTGTFDTGEHSILATETTSDGTVVELEVVHHDDPETPTSSPFLEEEQHLIETLLTLFAGRLERQQYVAELERARELFHNAEKLGKVGAWEIDFRTDDLYWTDGTRRIHDVPLSYEPTLQKAFAFYHPEDRERVESIIAACRETGETISGEFRLVTAQNAEKYVHIYGEPVTDETQDVTYRGYIQDLTESVQRTYHIDVLDRMLRHNLRNDLNIVSGYAEEIASRGDRTVAESAAHLQRTVSKLLDSVNKGRKASKILFDTQRPTSIDLTEAIPRWARDLQRRHPGAEITITPASTDSPLVAVSPGLRQAVTELVENSVEHSDRDTPHVQLDLEANAETIEIHVRDDGPGIPRHERTLVLDDVPVSPLEHSSGIGLWLTKLLVDRTGGMLSFPDDQSNGGVVTITLPRDEGSDRPELEME; translated from the coding sequence GTGACATCTCCGGTGCACGTAGTCATCGTCGCGGGTGACGCCACCCTCGCCAGCCAGCTCCGGGCTGCGCTGACCGACGGTAAAGCGCCGATCGAGGTCTGTCTCGAGCCTGATCCCCAGGCGGCAATCGCTCGAGCGGCCGATCACGTCGAGAACCCGGTCGACTGTCTCGTCGCCACCGAGGATCTGGGCTCGACGACCGGACTCGACATCCTCGAGGCTATCCGACGGACACGACCGGGATTTCCGGGCGTGTTCGTGACCGACGGCGCAGTCGATGCGATAACGCGGATGGCCCACACCGAAAAAGCAACCGACTACGTGTTCAAACAGTCGGTCGCAGCCGGCACCGGTGAGCTTCAGACCCGAATAGTACAGACGTGTCGTGACGCCGATCGAAACGAAACCGATCGCCACGAACGGATTCTCGCTGAACGAACCAAAGAGCTCTCGGCGATCCACCAGGCCGCTGAACTGCTGTTATCCACCGATCAACCATTCGAGTCGCTCCTCGAGGAGTTCGTCAATATCGTGAGACGCGCGTTCTGGTCGCCCGCGCTAACTGACGTTCGAGTGGCTATCAACGACCGGGTGGCATCGACGGGAACGTTCGACACTGGCGAACATTCGATACTCGCGACCGAGACGACCTCCGACGGAACCGTCGTCGAACTCGAGGTCGTCCACCACGATGACCCAGAGACGCCCACCTCGTCGCCGTTTCTCGAGGAAGAACAGCACCTGATCGAAACGTTGCTCACGCTGTTTGCGGGTCGACTCGAGCGCCAGCAGTACGTCGCCGAACTCGAGCGGGCTCGCGAACTGTTTCACAACGCCGAGAAACTCGGGAAGGTCGGAGCCTGGGAGATCGACTTTCGGACGGACGACCTCTACTGGACCGACGGTACCCGGCGCATCCACGACGTCCCGCTGTCGTACGAACCGACCCTCCAGAAGGCGTTCGCCTTCTACCATCCGGAGGATCGTGAGCGGGTCGAGTCGATCATCGCCGCCTGCCGGGAGACGGGCGAAACGATCAGCGGCGAGTTTCGGCTGGTCACGGCCCAGAACGCAGAAAAGTACGTTCACATCTACGGCGAACCCGTGACCGACGAGACACAGGACGTGACCTACCGTGGCTACATCCAGGATCTCACCGAGAGCGTCCAGCGCACCTACCACATCGACGTCCTCGATCGTATGCTCCGGCACAATCTCCGCAACGACCTCAACATCGTCTCCGGGTATGCCGAGGAGATTGCATCCAGGGGAGATCGTACGGTCGCTGAGTCCGCGGCGCATCTGCAACGAACCGTGTCGAAATTGCTCGATTCGGTGAACAAGGGGCGAAAAGCCTCGAAAATTCTGTTCGATACGCAGCGACCCACGTCGATCGACCTCACCGAGGCGATTCCGCGATGGGCACGCGATCTACAGCGGAGACATCCCGGTGCCGAGATAACCATCACCCCGGCATCGACGGACTCACCGCTCGTCGCCGTGAGCCCCGGCCTCAGACAGGCGGTGACAGAACTCGTCGAAAACAGCGTCGAACACAGCGATCGGGACACTCCACACGTCCAACTCGATCTCGAGGCCAACGCGGAGACGATCGAGATACACGTCCGAGACGACGGGCCGGGTATCCCCCGTCACGAACGAACGCTCGTCCTCGATGACGTCCCGGTCTCGCCACTCGAGCACAGTAGCGGCATCGGGCTCTGGCTGACGAAACTGCTGGTCGACCGAACCGGTGGGATGCTCTCGTTCCCGGACGATCAGTCGAACGGGGGTGTCGTGACGATCACGCTTCCTCGCGACGAAGGGTCGGATCGACCGGAACTCGAGATGGAGTGA
- a CDS encoding A/G-specific adenine glycosylase, giving the protein MSPREGGDEPNGENEPTDRGGGDGNGDSDTARESAPLPTGDDLEAIQSALIEWYEDDHREYPWRQTDDPYAILVSEVMSQQTQLDRVVDAWEAFLERWPTTAALADADRADVVGFWSSHSLGYNNRAKYLHEAARQIETEFDGTFPETPEALQSLMGVGPYTANAVASFAFNNGDAVVDTNVKRVCFRAFSVPDDDDQFATAANHLLPEDRSRVWNNAVMELGAVACGKQPRCEATGCPWRQWCRAYATGDFSAPDVPTQSTFEGSRRQFRGRVIRTLESYDELALDELGPRIRVDYTPDGDHGREWLEGLLEDLETDGLVELETRSRGIHADPEEDRGSSSDDANESERVVRLKR; this is encoded by the coding sequence ATGAGTCCACGCGAGGGTGGTGACGAGCCCAACGGTGAGAACGAGCCGACGGATCGTGGCGGTGGTGACGGAAACGGTGACAGTGACACCGCTCGCGAATCGGCCCCGCTCCCGACCGGCGACGACCTTGAGGCGATCCAGTCGGCGCTCATCGAGTGGTACGAGGACGATCACCGCGAGTACCCGTGGCGACAGACCGACGACCCGTACGCGATCCTCGTTAGCGAGGTGATGAGCCAGCAAACACAGCTCGACCGGGTCGTCGACGCCTGGGAGGCCTTTCTCGAGCGCTGGCCGACCACCGCCGCGCTGGCTGACGCCGACCGAGCCGACGTCGTCGGCTTCTGGTCGAGTCACAGCCTCGGCTACAACAACCGGGCGAAGTACCTCCACGAGGCAGCGCGGCAGATCGAGACCGAATTCGACGGGACGTTTCCGGAGACGCCCGAGGCGCTGCAGTCGTTGATGGGCGTCGGCCCGTACACGGCCAACGCCGTCGCGAGCTTTGCGTTCAACAACGGCGATGCCGTCGTGGATACGAACGTCAAGCGCGTCTGTTTCCGTGCATTCAGCGTCCCAGACGACGACGACCAGTTCGCGACGGCCGCGAACCACCTCCTGCCCGAGGACCGCTCTCGAGTGTGGAACAACGCCGTCATGGAACTGGGGGCGGTCGCCTGTGGCAAACAGCCACGCTGCGAGGCGACCGGCTGTCCCTGGAGGCAATGGTGTCGCGCCTACGCCACCGGCGATTTCTCCGCTCCGGACGTCCCAACGCAATCGACCTTCGAGGGGAGTCGCCGCCAGTTCCGCGGTCGCGTAATTCGAACGCTCGAGTCCTACGACGAACTCGCCCTCGACGAACTGGGGCCGCGCATCCGCGTCGATTACACGCCAGACGGCGACCACGGCCGGGAGTGGCTCGAGGGACTGCTCGAGGATCTCGAAACGGACGGACTCGTGGAACTCGAGACGCGATCACGCGGTATCCACGCTGATCCGGAAGAAGACCGTGGTTCCTCGAGTGACGACGCCAACGAGAGCGAACGCGTCGTTCGACTCAAACGGTAG